The proteins below come from a single Acinonyx jubatus isolate Ajub_Pintada_27869175 chromosome A1, VMU_Ajub_asm_v1.0, whole genome shotgun sequence genomic window:
- the SMIM33 gene encoding small integral membrane protein 33 → MHQAGRHPWSSPAVNGSAGQEPQRQLPDMLSGAWEPPRGDGLPLLTVIVTAFVLLAVCIVVAVHFGPRLHQGHATLPTEPPAPKPEGGIYLIHWRVLDPWDSHEDAQQEPPVPGSYPVPDGPTLSIEEVTYL, encoded by the coding sequence GCTGGCCGCCATCCCTGGTCTTCTCCAGCTGTGAACGGGTCAGCGGGGCAGGAGCCCCAGAGGCAGCTCCCGGATATGCTGAGTGGGGCTTGGGAACCACCTCGAGGAGATGGGCTGCCCCTGCTCACTGTCATCGTCACTGCCTTTGTCCTGCTGGCAGTCTGTATTGTGGTGGCAGTCCACTTTGGGCCAAGGCTACATCAGGGCCATGCCACTCTCCCCACAGAGCCACCAGCCCCGAAGCCAGAGGGTGGCATCTACCTCATCCACTGGCGAGTGTTGGACCCCTGGGACAGTCATGAAGATGCCCAGCAGGAGCCTCCTGTCCCTGGCTCCTACCCTGTGCCAGATGGGCCTACGCTCAGCATTGAAGAAGTCACATATCTATAG
- the STING1 gene encoding stimulator of interferon genes protein isoform X1, producing MAYWGPSSFPGEPEIPSSPKLWSGKTPGLERCGKSYDWFLMFRFQAVPRKAGLYRWEPFHRAFFPCHLPETARGFGGRRYQGSYWRATKACLGSPVRSGALLLLSCYFYSTLPSTDLPFTWMLALLGLSQALNILLDLQGLAPAEVSAVCEKKNFNVAHGLAWSYYIGYLRLILPGLPARVLTCNQLHNNILRGTGSHRLHILFPLDCGVPDDMSVADPNIRFLYELPQQSADRAGIKGRVYTNSVYALLENGQQAGICVLEYATPLQTLFAMSQDGRAGFSREDRLEQAKLFCRILEDILADTPECQNNCRLIVYQEPEEGSNFSLSQEILRHLRQEEREVTVGSVGTSMVRNPSVLSQEPNLLISGMEQPLPLRTDVF from the exons ATGGCTTATTGgggcccttcctccttccctggggaGCCGGAAATACCCTCCTCCCCTAAGCTGTGGTCTGGCAAGACGCCAGGGCTGGAGCGCTGTGGAAAAAGTTATGATTGGTTTTTAATGTTTCGTTTTCAGGCTGTACCCAGAAAGGCTGGCCTTTATCGCTGGGAGCCATTTCACAGGGCTTTCTTTCCCTGTCATCTTCCAGAAACAGCCCGGGGTTTCGGAGGTAGAAG GTACCAGGGCAGCTACTGGAGAGCTACGAAGGCTTGCCTGGGCAGCCCCGTTCGCAGTGGGGCCCTGCTGCTGCTGTCCTGTTATTTCTACAGCACCCTCCCCAGCACAGACCTGCCCTTCACTTGGATGCTTGCCCTCTTGGGCCTCTCACAGGCATTGAACATCCTCCTGGACCTCCAg GGCCTAGCCCCAGCTGAGGTCTCTGCAGtctgtgaaaaaaagaatttcaacgTGGCCCATGGGCTGGCATGGTCATATTACATTGGGTACCTGCGGCTGATCCTGCCAG GGCTCCCGGCCCGGGTACTCACATGCAATCAGCTGCACAACAACATACTACGGGGCACAGGGAGCCATCGGCTGCACATCCTTTTCCCACTGGACTGTGGAGTGCCTGATGACATGAGTGTGGCCGACCCCAACATTCGCTTCCTGTATGAGCTGCCCCAGCAAAGCGCTGACCGCGCTGGCATCAAGGGCCGGGTTTACACCAACAGCGTCTATGCGCTTCTGGAAAACGGGCAACAG gcaggcaTCTGTGTTCTGGAGTATGCCACCCCCTTGCAGACCCTTTTTGCCATGTCACAGGATGGCCGAGCTGGCTTTAGCCGGGAGGATCGGCTTGAGCAGGCCAAACTCTTCTGCCGAATACTTGAAGACATCCTGGCAGACACCCCTGAGTGTCAGAACAACTGCCGCCTCATTGTCTACCAGG AACCCGAAGAGGGAAGCAACTTCTCCCTGTCACAGGAGATTCTCCGGCACCTTCGGCAAGAGGAAAGGGAGGTCACTGTGGGCAGTGTGGGGACCTCAATGGTACGCAATCCCTCTGTGCTGTCCCAAGAGCCCAATCTCCTCATCAGTGGCATGGAACAGCCTCTCCCACTCCGTACAGATGTCTTCTGA
- the STING1 gene encoding stimulator of interferon genes protein isoform X3 yields MESCLGAVPRKAGLYRWEPFHRAFFPCHLPETARGFGGRRYQGSYWRATKACLGSPVRSGALLLLSCYFYSTLPSTDLPFTWMLALLGLSQALNILLDLQGLAPAEVSAVCEKKNFNVAHGLAWSYYIGYLRLILPGLPARVLTCNQLHNNILRGTGSHRLHILFPLDCGVPDDMSVADPNIRFLYELPQQSADRAGIKGRVYTNSVYALLENGQQAGICVLEYATPLQTLFAMSQDGRAGFSREDRLEQAKLFCRILEDILADTPECQNNCRLIVYQEPEEGSNFSLSQEILRHLRQEEREVTVGSVGTSMVRNPSVLSQEPNLLISGMEQPLPLRTDVF; encoded by the exons ATGGAGTCCTGCCTGGGT GCTGTACCCAGAAAGGCTGGCCTTTATCGCTGGGAGCCATTTCACAGGGCTTTCTTTCCCTGTCATCTTCCAGAAACAGCCCGGGGTTTCGGAGGTAGAAG GTACCAGGGCAGCTACTGGAGAGCTACGAAGGCTTGCCTGGGCAGCCCCGTTCGCAGTGGGGCCCTGCTGCTGCTGTCCTGTTATTTCTACAGCACCCTCCCCAGCACAGACCTGCCCTTCACTTGGATGCTTGCCCTCTTGGGCCTCTCACAGGCATTGAACATCCTCCTGGACCTCCAg GGCCTAGCCCCAGCTGAGGTCTCTGCAGtctgtgaaaaaaagaatttcaacgTGGCCCATGGGCTGGCATGGTCATATTACATTGGGTACCTGCGGCTGATCCTGCCAG GGCTCCCGGCCCGGGTACTCACATGCAATCAGCTGCACAACAACATACTACGGGGCACAGGGAGCCATCGGCTGCACATCCTTTTCCCACTGGACTGTGGAGTGCCTGATGACATGAGTGTGGCCGACCCCAACATTCGCTTCCTGTATGAGCTGCCCCAGCAAAGCGCTGACCGCGCTGGCATCAAGGGCCGGGTTTACACCAACAGCGTCTATGCGCTTCTGGAAAACGGGCAACAG gcaggcaTCTGTGTTCTGGAGTATGCCACCCCCTTGCAGACCCTTTTTGCCATGTCACAGGATGGCCGAGCTGGCTTTAGCCGGGAGGATCGGCTTGAGCAGGCCAAACTCTTCTGCCGAATACTTGAAGACATCCTGGCAGACACCCCTGAGTGTCAGAACAACTGCCGCCTCATTGTCTACCAGG AACCCGAAGAGGGAAGCAACTTCTCCCTGTCACAGGAGATTCTCCGGCACCTTCGGCAAGAGGAAAGGGAGGTCACTGTGGGCAGTGTGGGGACCTCAATGGTACGCAATCCCTCTGTGCTGTCCCAAGAGCCCAATCTCCTCATCAGTGGCATGGAACAGCCTCTCCCACTCCGTACAGATGTCTTCTGA
- the STING1 gene encoding stimulator of interferon genes protein isoform X2 — MSRTGLHPSIPRPRGMGAQKAALVLLAVCLAALWRLGESPDHTLRWLVLHLASLQLGLLFTGVCHLTEELCHLHSRYQGSYWRATKACLGSPVRSGALLLLSCYFYSTLPSTDLPFTWMLALLGLSQALNILLDLQGLAPAEVSAVCEKKNFNVAHGLAWSYYIGYLRLILPGLPARVLTCNQLHNNILRGTGSHRLHILFPLDCGVPDDMSVADPNIRFLYELPQQSADRAGIKGRVYTNSVYALLENGQQAGICVLEYATPLQTLFAMSQDGRAGFSREDRLEQAKLFCRILEDILADTPECQNNCRLIVYQEPEEGSNFSLSQEILRHLRQEEREVTVGSVGTSMVRNPSVLSQEPNLLISGMEQPLPLRTDVF; from the exons ATGTCCCGCACTGGCCTGCACCCATCCATCCCGAGGCCCAGGGGCATGGGGGCCCAGAAGGCGGCTTTGGTCCTGTTGGCAGTCTGCCTGGCAGCCCTTTGGAGGCTGGGGGAGTCCCCGGACCATACTCTCCGATGGCTGGTGCTCCACCTGGCCTCCCTGCAGCTGGGACTGCTGTTCACGGGGGTCTGCCATCTGACTGAGGAGCTGTGTCACCTCCACTCCAG GTACCAGGGCAGCTACTGGAGAGCTACGAAGGCTTGCCTGGGCAGCCCCGTTCGCAGTGGGGCCCTGCTGCTGCTGTCCTGTTATTTCTACAGCACCCTCCCCAGCACAGACCTGCCCTTCACTTGGATGCTTGCCCTCTTGGGCCTCTCACAGGCATTGAACATCCTCCTGGACCTCCAg GGCCTAGCCCCAGCTGAGGTCTCTGCAGtctgtgaaaaaaagaatttcaacgTGGCCCATGGGCTGGCATGGTCATATTACATTGGGTACCTGCGGCTGATCCTGCCAG GGCTCCCGGCCCGGGTACTCACATGCAATCAGCTGCACAACAACATACTACGGGGCACAGGGAGCCATCGGCTGCACATCCTTTTCCCACTGGACTGTGGAGTGCCTGATGACATGAGTGTGGCCGACCCCAACATTCGCTTCCTGTATGAGCTGCCCCAGCAAAGCGCTGACCGCGCTGGCATCAAGGGCCGGGTTTACACCAACAGCGTCTATGCGCTTCTGGAAAACGGGCAACAG gcaggcaTCTGTGTTCTGGAGTATGCCACCCCCTTGCAGACCCTTTTTGCCATGTCACAGGATGGCCGAGCTGGCTTTAGCCGGGAGGATCGGCTTGAGCAGGCCAAACTCTTCTGCCGAATACTTGAAGACATCCTGGCAGACACCCCTGAGTGTCAGAACAACTGCCGCCTCATTGTCTACCAGG AACCCGAAGAGGGAAGCAACTTCTCCCTGTCACAGGAGATTCTCCGGCACCTTCGGCAAGAGGAAAGGGAGGTCACTGTGGGCAGTGTGGGGACCTCAATGGTACGCAATCCCTCTGTGCTGTCCCAAGAGCCCAATCTCCTCATCAGTGGCATGGAACAGCCTCTCCCACTCCGTACAGATGTCTTCTGA